The sequence GCGGCGTGACCGACGATTTCGCACGATTCCGCAAGCTCAAGGACGCCTTCGACACCGGAGCCCTCGACGACGACGCGTTACGGAACGCGACGTTGCGGCTCTTCCTCGGGCCAGAGGGGCATCCGCCGCCACGGACTGTCTGATCGCACCAGGAGGGCGTTGACCCAGTTGCCGGCGGCCTGCGCGGCATCGCCCGCCTTCCCGATGTCGGTGAGTGCGCTCCAGTAGGCGCGCCCGATCACGACGCCGTGCGCGAACTGACGCCAGTTGGCGTAATAGCTCCGCGCCGAGTCGAGCCCGGCGAACAGCATCGGCCAGCACTCGTCGACCTCGAGGTAGCCCGAACGCAGGCAGGTCCGCACCACAAACGGCAGTCTGCCGAGATCCCAGGCGCGGACATGCGTGGGAAAGTGTCTGTCGGACACCGTATTACGGAGGAGTTTCGCGGTCCGCAGGTTGTAGAGGGCGTTGTAGTGGCCGATCCAGTAGCCCGGTGACTCGCCACGAGCGGCTGCCCGGGCCGCGAGGAATTCTCGATGGACCTCCGGGTCGTGGCCAGGGGTTCTGCTGATCGCCTCGGCCACCAACGGTGCGATGACCTCGAATGTCGAGCTGTGCATGCCGTCGAGCAGGAGGCCGACGGTCTTCCTCGCCGAGACGTCGTCGGTGATGCCCCACCATTCGCGGATGCGGGTGCGCAGCACCTCCGGGTCGTCGTCGAGCGCGATGGTGTCGCAAGCGTACTGATTCGGGATCCACATGTGCGCGCCGACATTCAATGCCGCCTGCGGGCGTTCGGGAAGAGGTGCGTCGCTCTGCCAGATGAACGGCCGGCCCAGCGACGACTTCTCCCCGGAGGGGAACGGGGTGATCGGCGGGATGGGCACATCGATGAGGGTAGTCGGACGCGGTGACCGGGCGGACGATGGCCGTTGACGACTGCCCGGTGGTGACGGACCCTGAGATGGTGGCCCAACCCGAACAGTGCAGCAGCTCGTCGACCGCCCGGTTCCCGCAGCGGGATAGGACGCAACGGGATAGGACGCAACGGGATAGGACGCAGCGGGATCGGGGGCAGCGGTGACCACCGCCGTTGTCGTCGGAGCCGGGCCCAACGGTCTCGCCGCAGCACTCCATCTCGCCCGCAGCGGGGTGGACGTGCAGGTTCTGGAGGCGTCGGACACGGTGGGCGGGGGATCGCGCTCGGGCGAGCTCACGGTCTCGGGCGTCATCCACGACCATTGCTCGGCGTTCCACCCGCTCGGCGTGGGGTCTCCGTTCTGGGCGGAGGTGGGTCTGGAGAAATACGGACTCACCTGGAGGTGGCCCGCGATCGACTGCGCGCATCCGCTCGATTCGGGAGATGTCGGCCTGCTCTACAAGTCCGTCGAGGACACCGCCGCGGGCCTCGGTGAGGACGGACGGCGATGGCAGATGGCATTCGGCGATCTGGCCAGGAACTTCGACGACCTCGGACATGATCTCCTCCGGCCCATCGTCCACGTTCCGTCGCACCCGCTCCGGCTGGCCGCGTTCGGTCCGCGAGCGGTGTTGCCGGCCACCGTGTTGGCCCGCTGGTTCCGCACCGAACGTGGACGGGCCCTCTACGGCGGGATCGCCGCCCATCTGTTCGCACGTTTCGACCGCCCGTTGACCGCTGCCCTTGGACTGATGATCGCGGCGAGCGGGCACCGCTACGGATGGCCGGTCGCCGAGGGCGGGTCGGGGTCGATCACCACCGCGGCGGCCGCTGCGTTGACCGACGCGGGCGGAAAGATCGAGACCGGTGTGCGGGTGGAGTCCCGAGCCGACATCCCCGATGTCGACCTCGTCCTGCTGGATCTGTCCCCGGCACAGGTGCTCTCGATCTACGGGGACGCGATGCCGGCCCGGATCAAGCGGGCCTATCAGCGCTATCGCGTCGGGGCCTCGGCATTCAAGGTGGACTTCGCCATCGAGGGTGACATCCCGTGGGCCAACCGGGACTGTGCGCGGGCCGGAGCCGTTCATCTGGGAGGCGACTTCGAGGAAGTGCGTGACTCCGAGCGCCGCCGCGCCGCCGGCGTCATGGTGGACCGCCCGTTCGTGCTGCTCGGTCAGCAATATGTCGCCGATCCCAGCCGCAGCAACGGGCCGGTGAACCCGATCTACGCCTATGCACACGTGCCTCGCGGTTACGACGGTGATGCCACCGAGGCCGTCATCGCACAGATCGAGCGGTTCGCGCCCGGCTTCCGCGATCGAATCATCGCCACCGTGAGCACCGGAACCGATCAACTGCGTTCGTACAATGCCAATTTCGCGACCGGAGACATCATCGGCGGCGCCAACGACGGCCTGCAGATGGTGGTCCGTCCGCGGCTCGGGCTCGATCCGTACGCGGTCGGTGTGGACGGGGTCTTCCTGTGCTCGCAGTCGTCCCCGCCGGGCGCGGGCATCCACGGATTGTGTGGATACCACGCGGCATCGTCTGCCCTGCGATCGCTGAAGTGACGCCCCGCCGACGCCGGCTGGTTGCCCATACGCTGAACTGAACGCATGGAACTCCTGCTCATCCGCCATGCTCAACCGTTCCGGCTGAGTGATCCCAACGGTGCCGATCCGGATCTGACGCCCGATGGGGAGGAACAGGCCAAACGTCTGGCCGTGGCGTTGGCCGACGGCCGGTACGGTCAGGTCGACCGACTCGTGAGCAGCCCCATGCGCCGCGCCGCGCAGACCGCAGGGTTCGCCCGCGATTCCCTGTCGCTGGATGTGGCCACCGACGAACGGCTCGTCGAACTCGACCACGGCTGGACCACCTACGGTGCCGTCCACAACTACACCGATCGACGTCTGTTGTTGCAGGACATGAACGGGGGGCGCCTGGGGGAGAACAGCTTCGATCCGGAGCTGTTCCGCGACCGTGTCGTCGCCGGCGTCGAGCAGGTGG is a genomic window of Gordonia sp. SID5947 containing:
- a CDS encoding DUF1266 domain-containing protein; protein product: MPIPPITPFPSGEKSSLGRPFIWQSDAPLPERPQAALNVGAHMWIPNQYACDTIALDDDPEVLRTRIREWWGITDDVSARKTVGLLLDGMHSSTFEVIAPLVAEAISRTPGHDPEVHREFLAARAAARGESPGYWIGHYNALYNLRTAKLLRNTVSDRHFPTHVRAWDLGRLPFVVRTCLRSGYLEVDECWPMLFAGLDSARSYYANWRQFAHGVVIGRAYWSALTDIGKAGDAAQAAGNWVNALLVRSDSPWRRMPLWPEEEPQRRVP
- a CDS encoding NAD(P)/FAD-dependent oxidoreductase encodes the protein MTTAVVVGAGPNGLAAALHLARSGVDVQVLEASDTVGGGSRSGELTVSGVIHDHCSAFHPLGVGSPFWAEVGLEKYGLTWRWPAIDCAHPLDSGDVGLLYKSVEDTAAGLGEDGRRWQMAFGDLARNFDDLGHDLLRPIVHVPSHPLRLAAFGPRAVLPATVLARWFRTERGRALYGGIAAHLFARFDRPLTAALGLMIAASGHRYGWPVAEGGSGSITTAAAAALTDAGGKIETGVRVESRADIPDVDLVLLDLSPAQVLSIYGDAMPARIKRAYQRYRVGASAFKVDFAIEGDIPWANRDCARAGAVHLGGDFEEVRDSERRRAAGVMVDRPFVLLGQQYVADPSRSNGPVNPIYAYAHVPRGYDGDATEAVIAQIERFAPGFRDRIIATVSTGTDQLRSYNANFATGDIIGGANDGLQMVVRPRLGLDPYAVGVDGVFLCSQSSPPGAGIHGLCGYHAASSALRSLK
- a CDS encoding histidine phosphatase family protein; this encodes MELLLIRHAQPFRLSDPNGADPDLTPDGEEQAKRLAVALADGRYGQVDRLVSSPMRRAAQTAGFARDSLSLDVATDERLVELDHGWTTYGAVHNYTDRRLLLQDMNGGRLGENSFDPELFRDRVVAGVEQVAASADDGVVAIFCHGGVINAYLSHVIGTATMFFVEPYYTSVTRVLALDGGHRQVLSVNEIDHLR